The nucleotide window attatttgtctTAGTGTTGGAATTTTAAAACCAAATGCTTAGAAAATCACTTATTATGCCTGTGACTTTGTCAACTCAAACTTAATTTCCACAATtgccaagtggtataagttgttaCTGCCCACACAAGTTGTTGCAGGTttgaacccaaggcaacacaccaatgactttttaaagttatgtgtgtaatagacataaatatcacttgttccaacagtaaaggaaaacatcatgatgcaaccttgcatgccaggGAGTTCTTTAAAAAAGTTCTTGAAGGTGTGCAAAGTCCCTAAACCACACTTGGCcagggtggtggactcaaggtctaacccttCTCTCATTAcaggaagagacccttgcccagcagtgttactttaatgggttaaatttattaatttatttatcccATTTGTcatagcatattattatggttttcCTCAATAAACTGACtattcaacataaaaatatgttttgaatttCAACTGGTCCAAAAGAACAAAGCTTAATACTAATAGCTCagaataacaataacaaatggTGATCAGTTACCTGATTCGAAGCTAAATACACCATTTTCAAATCCATATCTCCTCAGTGAATGTAATGGCCAAACTGTAGATTCCCTTCCCtctctatacaaaataatatcgtttTCCGTAATCTCCAATTGGCCGGAACATAGTTCTGCCCCATACTCGTCAATGTTTACAACACGAAACACATTAGGATGTTGATCAGTTGTCTCCTTTTTACTATGTAAACACCCCATCACATTTCAATTAACTTAGTTTCAAATATATCTAGCTATCTGAAATAGCTGCCACCATAGATTACAGTGCACACAATCTGGAACAAAAGTCAACTTTTGTTATTCAATAATGCTGAAAATATGTCTTCAGACCATGAGAGAATCAGGTGTAAGCAATTATTACTATGCGCCGTGTTTACATAAATCACGAGATAAAGAAGTCTATACTTTTCATTACATAAATGTACCTATTGATATctatctatgtatttatttcaatttaaagtaacttgtttaacaaatttttgaatataataacaaaatatttttcacactaTGTAAACACTTCATGTTCATTTGACAACACGTAATTTCATTTTACTATAAGCAGTGATAACCCAAATATTATCAACAAAGTTcttacttaaaatttaattgcgATCTCGCGTATACACAAATTGTAGTATTTCACCATccaaacacataattattaatttccatGAAAGAAATTGAAACAATTTCAAGCGATAATATTTAATACCACAGAGTGGGTATCAGTGTGACCAACTAGTGTTTGTAATCTCGGTACGATCTCGAGTAACGAGGTATCGGTATTTCTGGAAAATTTTACCATCTCGAACGTTACGGTATTACATGTGCTCACTCCGCGGGATTTGTGAAATTGTTAAAAACCTGCACGCTACATATTTGGAGCGCGcacattacaaaattattaggCAGGATTTTTTGGTTTTCATGCATGCTTGGGATATGACATTGGTCACACTTCGTGTCAATGACAGCGCCTGTCAATCAGTCAATAGGAATAAATGtcaaacagaaataaatacctacaaGGCAAAGCTGATATTTACCTttccattaattaaataatggtGCTATATAAAGCAAACAATTGCCTAATTAGCTTTTGATGATAAGCATTATATGCTTTTTCCAGAAAAAAAATGTCGTGCCAAGTCGAACAAATAGCGGACTGTGGGGATATATCTAGTTTAGGGAGGGCCTTGTTTATATCGGACAAAGAAGGTGAATATCTTAATCaaagacatttttaatttataaaactagttgtatgtacaatatgtttctacattttcattttattacagatTCAAATTGGTTACCTCTTTGTGCTATATCATTATCATCTTGCAGTAATTTATTAGCAGTTGGGTACAAAAGTCGTCTTTGTTTGTTAACTAATCAATGGATTAGTTCAACAGACAGTAATACATTTCTGATATCATGGAGTGGAACTTTATCATCAGACATAACATTTGTTTTGGCTTTACCCATATGTCCATCACAACAATCTTCTCAGGTAGGTACAGTAAACAATATTTgataaaactacataaataaaatatgcctaattctgtttcatttaatttacaGAATGGCCCAGATTGGTTTTGCATTATTGTTGGATTTAAGAATGGTAGTGTTGGATTTTACACCAACACAGGGCACTTATTATTACTTGAAAAATTAGAGGACAAACCTGTGTTGAAAATCTCTTGCCACACAGGAACATATGGGACTTTGCCAGATGATGTACACATACTGTTTCAAAGTTGTGAGTGTATTATATCTGGCTCTAGCCTGTTTCAGGTGCTACGAAATGCTAAAGCTCAACTAGCCAAAGGTAAGTTCTGTTTTATTTGAtggataaatttattattttattcttactaCACCTAATACTAGGTAGCATTTTCatcatatatttattgtaaattagaattaaatgtttgattttatagTGCGGGCTGGTATGCAGGATGAATATTCTGTGGACAGTCGCAATATTAATATACGCAAGTGGATGTTTTCTGACCAGGAAACTATCAATGATGCTGCTGTAGTTGGACTAGACCTAAAAAATACCTACGATCATCTTTTAGCAGCGTCCACTTATGGGGGCTATGATGTATGGTAAATATTACTTGTTTGGCAATTGATTTAGTGAaggacaataatattatattgtattggGGTAAGTTTGCATAGTGGGTTAGTCCagtgtaaattgtattttgaatatttaagcaTTTGTGGTTTTAGCGCTAAATGATGTTGACCCAGAGTTCAGTTTATTTTCTCAAAAGAAAAtgctaaatatattataagcaaACTTATCTTTAAACAGGATGATGGTCACAGTTGTCAAAACAAGCATCTGGTTTTTAACTACTACTGCTAAGTTGCAATAAGATTTGacacatatatttttagttCTTCCTCATTGATTATGGCAAGGTATATAGTATGATAGCGAATTTTATAAATGATCtcaaagttttttaatgaatatggcaaatcgatttttttatattgaaatatgtcAACACTTAGACCTTCATACTTGAGAGCCTAAAGAGAGCCTGTATAGCAATACATTATAAGTATATcactaaaacaatacaattaaatttaaagtttcAGTTTTATGTTCCCTTTTTTATAGGTACCGATCTGTTCCACCAGTTAACACATTAATTCTTGGAGCAGGTTCCAAACCCTATGTTGGTTTCCATTACGCTTTAGAAGGTGGAACAGCACCACCATTACAGGATGTTGCAAGAGCggttgcaaataaaataaaatcagctCTCCCGTAAGTAACAACCACTTACTTGAAGAATTTTCCCAAAAGCATTTCTTGAAACCTTGGTCCTAATTTGAAAGAATATTTCTGTTATGTGCAGGGGCTGGTTAGGAGGCGGGAACCAAGATAATTCAGTAGCAGCAAGTGAGCCACTAGTACGATCTGAAAACTTGTCGATGCGTAATGGATTCTATGATGGGCAGCGACATGGGAACGTCGTTGCTGTTTCACCTGACCGCCGTCTTGCCGCAATCGTTGATAACTTTGGCCGAGTCGCCGTTCTTGATGTCACACGAGGGCATTTGATCAGACTCTTTAAAGGCTATAGAGATGCCCAGTGTGCATTTGTTCAAGTTCGTATTTTTCAATTACAAGGTTTTACATTACCATGAATCTCGGAACCAATATTTACATTGttcgtgtatttattttacagatttttgaAGTAGATGACAAGAAACCACAGCTCTCAGTGGTTAAGGAATTAAAAAGAGCAATTTTTTTGATTATATACAATCCCAAAAAAGGCCTGATTGATATTAGATTAATGCAAAGAGGAAACCGAGTGGCCGCATTTACCGCTACAAAAAACGGCCTCCTTTTATACAATACATGTGGTTTAGTTGGTGCAGAAAAGAATTATTCATACAAGAAGCTTAATTTACCAGAATTCCAATGTGTTTTGATAGATCCAGATGGAAAGTTAAAAAAGTTTACCATACCATTTTATTACGCATTGGAAGGAGAACATTCGCAACGATCCAAAGACTTGCATGCTCTGAGAGACTTACGCGAACTATTAAAAAAGCCATCTACTTGTGCAGATTATGTTGATGAATTGATTACAAAAGCATCAGAACTGAAAACGTTGGATCTAAAAAAGCATTTCTTAGATTTAATGGTGAGAAAATATGAAGTGTCACCAAAACTAGTGATGGCTTGCGTAGATGTATTTTGGGATAGTATTGAAGATGATAAAGTCaaccttcaagatctcgaaattaaaaactattttgcgAATCTCGCATTAGTTACGTTATTCTTCAGAAACATTAATAGCGATGACACTGACGATATGCAGAATTTAATGGATAAAATACGAACATTTCTAAACACTCCAAATGAAGAAGTAATAACAGAGAGTGCAGATCCAGATACCCCGTTAGAGGAAGCTGGTCAACCTTTGCATTTTGAACTTTTAGAAGATGACAATTGTATACTAGAGAGATTGTTGACTCTCGctcaagaaaataattataaagaaccTCATCACGCCAGAGTTACATTTGCGGATAGTAGTACTAGCACTTACAAAGAATTTATATCGTGCTTTAAATTAgatgaaaaactaaaatacatttCCTTGAAATCTGATGCTTCATCAGAGAAAATCAGTAATCTCGCCTGCATTACATTTAAAtccatatttaaaattactgacGTTACTGCACTGACTACCTTTGTCAGAGACTGCAACTTGGATCCGAAAGAAATtgtaaaactattaattatgcatttaatGGATATGCCTTTGGAAGAAATAAGCATAGAACTTATTGAGAAGTTTATCAAGGTTTTATACTATTTATGCAACGTTACAGAAGACGCCACTTGTATAGCTTACAACGAGACATCGCCGTGGTGGCAAGATATCCGTGATCTGCTCGTAGACATGTCCTGCCCTCTTAGAAGCATGATAGTAGCAATGGCTTGTAAATCTGTTAGCAAAATGTTCGAAGCTAAATGTCAGGAGAAAGAAGAAGATATCTGGGAGTCTGTTACAAAAGAAAATGCTAAATGGGGTATATTGATCGGAAAATTAGAAGACATATCAATTCTTAGTATTATTCTTATGTTCAAAGATTCTTTCGCAAGCACATCACTTCAGCGACTGCAAATGAGTGAGTTCAACATCAATCTCAAGTACATATATACGAGAGGGAAAGGTTCTGTGACAGAATTAATAGCGAAATGGTTGTGTGGTATGGGAGTAGTACCAGAAGCTGTCGTGGCTAATGAATTAATCGAGAAATATTCTAGCCTTTGTACAGAAGAACCCGAATCTAATGATGAGGATGATTCTGATTAtcttttcatagaaaataatcGGTTCTATGTCGACGAAAATCCTAAGATATTTAAGTGGCTGTCTCTTTTACGTCAGCAGTTTCCGTTAAGTACTTCCTCTGATTACATAATAGCGAACATGTGCTGGGAATATGCTATGGCATGGCAAAAATCTATGCAAAACTGTGAATATCTTAAAACAGTTCTACGATGTCTAGAATGTATCAGAAACTTGCACATAAGATTAGGTTTGTTTTCTATTATATGGTCTACTTATATCAAACATATCTTCGAAATGAGCTGCCGCTTAGTCAATAAAGTCGGTAGATTACCTAAAGATCCACTGTGTCTTCAAGATGTTGGCTTTGACAGTACAAGTATGATGCATTTCCTTGATACtactacaaaatatttggaTGAATTTCTGAGTTGCTCTAATACTTCCGTTactcaaaagaaaaataaaataatatttgagaaGATTTGGGATGAGAGCACCCCCTCCTTAGTAGAAGTTGCgcaagaaacaaaaaatgttaacaataatatactaAATTTAAATCATCAAATATCGTGCACTGTATATTACATGTGCCACTTTAATGTTAAGATGTCCAAACCACTGGACAATCTGTACGATATTGACTATCAATACGTATTAGAGGCTTTGGCAGGCAACATGGTTAGCagagaaataaatatgaaagctTCAGACAAACTGAGAAACCCTAGAATGAAGTTCATAACAAAACTAATTAGGGCAGCTGTGGAAACAATCAACTCATCAGAAAGTGATGTTCCTTACATTACTTACGATTGTGAAGAATGTCTAACTTGGATAGAAAAAATCACTCTACTTGCCGAGCTGTGGAACATTGATGGCGATTTCGTAAAACGTCAGCAGGTATGAGTTAGTAACCATATGGTTACCCCATCAATCAGAGTGGATAGGCTTGCTTTGCATGAACTCCGGTTCGCTCGGGTCAAGCTCAAGAATTCACGCTTGGGTTTTTTTATCAAAGTCCTTGAGCACTCTACTTTTCGGTTTCTCGTTGTGTTAAGAAGCTACATCAGCAGGAAGAAAAGGCGATATGGTTACGATTCGCTTTCCGAGTCGTTATCAGGGGcagatacattttttatttaaaaaaaaactgtttttaatatctttattatattttttacaggtcATTTCGTTATATCACCTTGGATATGACTTAGTAGCTGAAAATTTAATTGGCCTAGTAGAAGAACCTGAAGTGATTCTTCCACCTTTAATAGCTATAACAACACAAAGATTTAAAAGGGATCTAGAACATTCCAGCAATCAACCGGAATGGATAGTTTCATTGCCTCCACAACTTTTCAAGCGCATTCGTATAACGGTGAGTGTATAGATTGTTTGATTTGGGTcgaatttattttgaaatgattacCTGATCATTTGCATTTTCTTTATAGGAGCTCGACACTTCGATACCAGCCCATCCATCACTGACAACCACCAAAATGGTACTCCAAAAAGTACTTTCACAAATGGATAAGAGAGCCAAAAACAATGACACAAAcattcaaaacataaaattaatagacCTATTTATAGAGAGTTGCGATGTATTGATAAGGCGAAAGTTGTAAGCTGAAACTCAGATGTACAATTGTTTAATGCTTTCCCGTGGgccaattttttattttgtttgtgaatgtTGATTGAGGGATCATATATCTTGTTTGCGATACCTGGCAGTACGTACCCATTCTGGTAAAAGAGGATTTATAAGTTGGTTGGTAGGTAGATCAACTAGGTAGAGTAAACCATTGGATCATGAGAAAGCATTGTGATTGCctacattacaataaaataccttaatgtataatagaatacgggaattaacgcggaaataaatgcctaacgtttcggcgcaggttgcactcgccgtggtcgtggtccagtcagcctgcgaccacggcgagtgcaacctgcgccgaaacgttaggcatttatttccgcgttaattcccgtattctattatacaataaacatgcaacgcgagagtttaaaagttatgaattaaatacctaatatattattatgaagagaatcatcgtgttttattttaaaacaaagagtCAAACCAGAAAATTGAAATGATGAAAAGTTTGTAAGCATGTGACTGCCTGCAGACGCCGCGCCAGTTAGCGGCAAGGAGGTGATTCCGAGTCTCATCAGGCTCCAACTTGACCGGCCGGaaatgttacattaaaatttttaattttatgagatAGTATTATTCGTTTGCGACTAAGACAAACAACATTAGGGGTTAGTGAAGATTTTAATTTCCTTATTCAATCTGATATCTATGGGTCTGATGAAAAATATCGAAATCCTTGTTTTGATCATGAAAAACGCTGGTAAATTGGTATCAAAATTCAGTTTTCTTAAGTAGTAGTTAGAGAGGCATCGTAGAGAAAAAGGGCTTATTAACAGAAAATAGGCAGGTAAATGCCTAAACCAGTAAAATTACTCTGTGGGGTGTGTTATGTAGGTACTCGTGATTTAATTAGTCGCGCaaactgtttatttgtttaactttgACCACAGTCCGCTATTACAGCACAGGTAGGTAGGGCCCTCTTTATTAAAACCCGATTTGGTTCcgtcacatttatttttacgggATGGTGGCCGTGGTAGTAACTAGTAGGTAGGTTTTTTTTGGTATGTAAGCAGCTGTAGGCATGAACGCTACTTAAAATGTTAGTCGTTAAGCCGGTGTGAAAACAGTATAGCATAGTACTACAAATCGCGGGCAGTAGTATCTGGCAATACCAATTTCAAGACTTGTCAAATTTTTACAATTGTCAAAAATTCCTTTCTGTCAATGTCAAGTcggcaaaaataataaataaaatatcgttttgAGATTCTCATTTATAATCCTATTTCATCGAGGTTTTCAgtgtattaaattgaaaatataaaactttaacaatGGCTCCAAAAGCTGGTGGTGACTCTGCTAAAGTTAATTCAGCAGTATACAAAGATAAAAGCAAACCAACTGACATAAGGCTCAGCAATATCAATGCCGCAAAAGGTAATAACATCTGTAATTTTGAAATCAATTTCTTGGTAATTTTTGACTTAAAAGTTAATCTAAATCTTATCTACGCATCAATACCACTGTAACTTAAGCTAGGACAATATCGCATTTtatccaaaattatttattatcatattaaaacaatttgaacTCGTGATATTTCTCGTTAGATCTATGGTTTATCGATGATTAACAAAGAGTCATTCTCAGGGTGTTTCGAGTATTACCTATCATTCTCTGACCGATTAACTTTGAATTATGGCATGAATATAGAATATAATGTTTAAGTATACATTATAATgtagttcaaataaaatttattattttgctacttgatattttgtttttctttattcctTTTGTAGTGTCTATAATATCTTAAATATCAATAGATAAAGAGTGCTCCACAATTCTGGGATTTATTATTATACGGGAAAACAATAACCAGAgaataaataactgaatttttttgtgcaatttacctaaataaataatttagataagcacatctataatctataaaaaatttaatgtaatgtaatattaaaataatcttaagtaAGTTCCAACATCATTGtttttaacagttttatattattaattatacattgTAGGTGTAGTATTTTTGCATTACATAGTTATGTAGCATTAATGCCTAGTTTCagttagcagtagtttatcttttcaaactgGTCTGTTTATATGAGCCTAAGCACTATCAAATAGATAAACTGTTgttaaatgtaccccagaaactgGGGGCAAGCTTATTTAGGGTTAAGAAAATCATTATAACTACTTAAACGTCCAATGGATGGAATGAATGGATGTAACTTTATACATTATACAACATAAGAAGTGTATATTTTCTCATTCTAGCTGTATCTGATGCCATCCGGACCAGTCTGGGACCTCGTGGTATGGACAAAAtggtaatacataatattattattttatgatgtttttccatgtaaaacacaagtatttagctgcatccggtgagactggaagccaactccaacatagcttggaagaaaggctaagtgTATGATGTATTTGTGTTATGTTGGATCAACACAAAAAGAACCAATGGACTTAAATATTTGCTATCTATATAAGAATGAAGCctttaggatactttttaaaCATATGATTGATTTCAGATCCAAGCTGCAAATGGTGAAGTCACTATTACAAATGATGGAGCCACAATTTTGAAACAGATGAGTGTCATTCACCCAGCTGCCAAAATGGTAAAGTtcgatattataatttcatattggTATGTTTAACTTTTGTGATGTAGAAAGTAAACATAATTTTCTatcatacttatttttatttcagttggtTGAACTGTCTCGTGCACAAGATATTGAGGCTGGTGATGGCACCACATCTGTTGTTGTCATTGCTGGAGCTCTGCTTGATGCAGCTGAGAAACTACTCCAGAAAGGGATTCATCCTACAGTAATTTCAGATGGTTTCCAGAAAGCCCTGCAAATGGCCTTGcaagtaagaaaaatatgttattttatatgtgtTGAAAAATTGTGGGAAGTATTATTAAACTAAGCTATCTTATTTccattatttatcttttttaatttttaggttGTAGAAGGCATGTCTACCCCCGTTGACTTGACAAATGAAGATGCGCTGTTGAAAGCAGCAGCCACATCTCTGAATTCCAAAGTAGTATCACAGCATTCAACAATCCTTGCTCCTATTGCAGTACAAGCTATTCGTGCAGGTCAGTATTTGTCTTACTTGAGTACCCAACTCAATGGCTACCATTTAAAGCTTTAATCTTTTACTATTGAATAGGCTAGTTCTTACAGAACTACTTctcaaatttcataaaaatattaaaatttgctatTAAAGGGTTAAAACCTTTAATagcaaatttaaattttagagaTTGGCTTGTAGTTTTAGAGGACTGTGGAAGAGAGTGCAGAACTGACAAAACAAAAGTATAATGTGAAATTGTAGAGttcatttgtttgtttggttgaacaagctaatctcagaaactactactgggcattgaaaaaatattttactgttggatagcctatttattgagaaaggctataagctatatattatcacgctacaatcaataggagcagagtaccagtaaaaattgttacaggcacagggaaaattatgacatgAAATGGTTGTATTTATTACAGTTATGGAGCCCATCGTAGGAGGAGTTGGCGCACGTGTAGACCTTCGTGACGTCAAAGTAATCGAACGTATTGGAGGAACAGTTGAAGACACTGAACTTATACAAGGTCTTGTGATTCCGCACCGTGCTTCTAACGTCAGTGGTCCCCACAGAATTGAGAAAGCCAAAGTTGGACTTATACAGTTCTGCATTTCACCACCAAAGACAGACGTAAGTAACTATCTTGTACATGTTTTTGCtattagaaaagtttttttttcctCATAATGTGTAAAAGCCGTgacgaaattttaataatttattttaattatgttacttAGATGGATCATAATGTCATCGTATCTGACTACGCAGCGATGGATCGTGTATTAAAGGAGGAGcgccagtacattttaaacatcgTCAAGCAAATTAAAAAGGCCGGATGTAATGTTCTCTTGGTTCAGAAATCTATTCTAAGGTGAGTAAATGTCTTGCTGTTAAATAGTTCTTAAATATGTACAGTTATTTAACAActttatgttattgtatgatATCACAGAGACGCTTTGAGCGACCTGGCCGTGCACTTCTTGGATAAAATTAAGACCATGGTGATCAAGGACATCGAACGCGAAGACATCGAGTTCGTGTGCAAGACCTTGGGATGCCGACCGATCGCCTCGCTCGACCACTTCACCGCAGAGAACCTCGTCAACGTGGACCTCGTGGAGGAGGTGAACGAACCCGCCGGAAAGTATATCAAGGTAAGAACCCGAAACTCATAGCTACGATtccaaaaatatactataatcgGGGAGAGGAAGGATTATTACTAATTGTTTTAAGCACCTagatcaaatcaaatcaaatcaaatcggTCCGTTCGCAGATGACGGGTTGCGGACAGGGCGGGCGCACGGTGTCGGTGCTGGTGCGCGGCACGAGCGGCGCCGTGGTGGCCGAGGCGGCGCGCTCGCTGCACGACGCGCTGTGCGCCGTGCGCTGCGTGGCGCGTCGCCCCGCGCTGTTGGCGGGCGGAGGAGCACCCGAGGCGGCGGCGGCTGCGGCGCTAGCCCGCGCCTCTCTGGCCGCGCCCGGCGCCGACCACTACTGTCTGCGCGCCTACGCTGACGCGCTCGACGTTGTGCCGTCTACGCTGGCCGAGAATGCGGGTAAGGACCGAGTCGATTTTATCCGTTCTGCATCTTTGGGATCTGGGTGCGACGAACCGTTCGCCGTGGTCCGACTTGAAATTTAACGTCTACGACGCTATCCAGGGCTGAACCCGATCGAGACGGTGACGGAACTGCGCGCGGCGCACGCGGGCGGTGCGGAGAGCGGCGTCGGCTCCAATGCGGGCGTGAACGTACGGCGCGGCCGCGTCACGGACATGCGTCAGGAGCACGTGCTGCAGCCACTGCATGTCACCGCGTCCGCGTTGGCGCTCTCCACCGAAACTGTACGCGCTATACTCAAGATCGACGACATCGTAAGTGCCTATGTGATATTCTctcatattttaatgaattaagCCACCGATTCCCAACCTTTTTTATTCCAAGGGGGCAGTATCCCCATTGGGAACCTATGGACTAGACTATTACTTTAATTctactttttattgtaatgtattttCTTGTTACAGGTAAATACTTTAAATTGAAGTGACCAGCTTACGTCTTAATGTTACGATGATAAGATATCTTGTTAAGTTgtatgaacaaaaaaaataattcttgctTGCATCGCTAGCGCtttttatgttacaaaatgTCGAACTTTAATGCGTTCTGATTAACTGTGCCTGAATTTTAGATATAAAGCACattgatttaaatgttttaactgcaaaaagttaattttctgttttgaaatttattttgtgagGAATAAATTTcgattttaattcattaactatCTAGTATTATACTATAGTGgatatttattcttaaataaacttactaaataaaaaaacactatttcgTAGTTTTAATcactgtttattattaatttaacgtTGATAGGGGTGAATTTGATTTGCAGCCTTAATGTTAGTTTTAATAGCAGAAGGTGCTTTTGGTAAAGAAGGTGCTTGTGGGCCGAGCTGAGGAGTGGGCCCACGAGATGGCCCCATACCCGGGGCTACTCCAGGTGGAACTATTGATGGGATGCCAGGGCGTAAACCCTTTCCTGTCCCCACAGCTGTCACCAAAGCATGAGTGTCAGTCATACTATGTGTTGGTTGCATTcctgaaacaatttaaaagcaatGTTTACACACTTAGTCCTTGATTCAATGGGTAAAATCCACATAGCCAAGGTATAGTAATATTTTAGACCAAATTGAGTGTAACAGACAAATAGAAACTAACTAAGAAAAgcacaaaaaaaatgtctaccACTActgcaatattatattttgcaacTTATTTGTACATCAAGATGAATGgaaatgcaatttatttacaagGATAGAATGGAGTTTCCACATTACTTCTGAATATTGGCCAGACCAGCAAACCAACATAGTAACTCAACAAATGATTTACAATTAACAACAATGTAGCACATTAAACTGTATTAGGTT belongs to Anticarsia gemmatalis isolate Benzon Research Colony breed Stoneville strain chromosome 9, ilAntGemm2 primary, whole genome shotgun sequence and includes:
- the Rab3-GAP gene encoding rab3 GTPase activating protein, whose amino-acid sequence is MSCQVEQIADCGDISSLGRALFISDKEDSNWLPLCAISLSSCSNLLAVGYKSRLCLLTNQWISSTDSNTFLISWSGTLSSDITFVLALPICPSQQSSQNGPDWFCIIVGFKNGSVGFYTNTGHLLLLEKLEDKPVLKISCHTGTYGTLPDDVHILFQSCECIISGSSLFQVLRNAKAQLAKVRAGMQDEYSVDSRNINIRKWMFSDQETINDAAVVGLDLKNTYDHLLAASTYGGYDVWYRSVPPVNTLILGAGSKPYVGFHYALEGGTAPPLQDVARAVANKIKSALPGWLGGGNQDNSVAASEPLVRSENLSMRNGFYDGQRHGNVVAVSPDRRLAAIVDNFGRVAVLDVTRGHLIRLFKGYRDAQCAFVQIFEVDDKKPQLSVVKELKRAIFLIIYNPKKGLIDIRLMQRGNRVAAFTATKNGLLLYNTCGLVGAEKNYSYKKLNLPEFQCVLIDPDGKLKKFTIPFYYALEGEHSQRSKDLHALRDLRELLKKPSTCADYVDELITKASELKTLDLKKHFLDLMVRKYEVSPKLVMACVDVFWDSIEDDKVNLQDLEIKNYFANLALVTLFFRNINSDDTDDMQNLMDKIRTFLNTPNEEVITESADPDTPLEEAGQPLHFELLEDDNCILERLLTLAQENNYKEPHHARVTFADSSTSTYKEFISCFKLDEKLKYISLKSDASSEKISNLACITFKSIFKITDVTALTTFVRDCNLDPKEIVKLLIMHLMDMPLEEISIELIEKFIKVLYYLCNVTEDATCIAYNETSPWWQDIRDLLVDMSCPLRSMIVAMACKSVSKMFEAKCQEKEEDIWESVTKENAKWGILIGKLEDISILSIILMFKDSFASTSLQRLQMSEFNINLKYIYTRGKGSVTELIAKWLCGMGVVPEAVVANELIEKYSSLCTEEPESNDEDDSDYLFIENNRFYVDENPKIFKWLSLLRQQFPLSTSSDYIIANMCWEYAMAWQKSMQNCEYLKTVLRCLECIRNLHIRLGLFSIIWSTYIKHIFEMSCRLVNKVGRLPKDPLCLQDVGFDSTSMMHFLDTTTKYLDEFLSCSNTSVTQKKNKIIFEKIWDESTPSLVEVAQETKNVNNNILNLNHQISCTVYYMCHFNVKMSKPLDNLYDIDYQYVLEALAGNMVSREINMKASDKLRNPRMKFITKLIRAAVETINSSESDVPYITYDCEECLTWIEKITLLAELWNIDGDFVKRQQVISLYHLGYDLVAENLIGLVEEPEVILPPLIAITTQRFKRDLEHSSNQPEWIVSLPPQLFKRIRITELDTSIPAHPSLTTTKMVLQKVLSQMDKRAKNNDTNIQNIKLIDLFIESCDVLIRRKL
- the CCT4 gene encoding chaperonin containing TCP1 subunit 4; protein product: MAPKAGGDSAKVNSAVYKDKSKPTDIRLSNINAAKAVSDAIRTSLGPRGMDKMIQAANGEVTITNDGATILKQMSVIHPAAKMLVELSRAQDIEAGDGTTSVVVIAGALLDAAEKLLQKGIHPTVISDGFQKALQMALQVVEGMSTPVDLTNEDALLKAAATSLNSKVVSQHSTILAPIAVQAIRAVMEPIVGGVGARVDLRDVKVIERIGGTVEDTELIQGLVIPHRASNVSGPHRIEKAKVGLIQFCISPPKTDMDHNVIVSDYAAMDRVLKEERQYILNIVKQIKKAGCNVLLVQKSILRDALSDLAVHFLDKIKTMVIKDIEREDIEFVCKTLGCRPIASLDHFTAENLVNVDLVEEVNEPAGKYIKMTGCGQGGRTVSVLVRGTSGAVVAEAARSLHDALCAVRCVARRPALLAGGGAPEAAAAAALARASLAAPGADHYCLRAYADALDVVPSTLAENAGLNPIETVTELRAAHAGGAESGVGSNAGVNVRRGRVTDMRQEHVLQPLHVTASALALSTETVRAILKIDDIVNTLN